One region of Gaiellales bacterium genomic DNA includes:
- the ilvB gene encoding biosynthetic-type acetolactate synthase large subunit: MDSEKRRMTGAEAVIRSLEAEGVTDVFGLPGGAILPLYDAWASCEHTIRHYLVRHEQGAGHMAQGYARATGKVGVAIATSGPGATNLVTPIADAYLDSTPIVCITGQVPTHLIGTDAFQEADIQGITMPVVKHSWLVDRVEDIPRVVKEAFHIARSGRPGPVLIDIPKDLQLAELEFSYPKQVDIPGYKPSRHGHPKQVITAAEAILAAERPVFYVGGGAVSANVDPADLIRVAESVQMPVITTLMAKGVFPDSHPLCIGLPGMHGSKAANWAMNRSDLLIACGSRFDDRVTGKLDAFAPGARVIHMDIDPAEIDKNRAAQIPIVGSLELVVPKLAEAVQSRMNGGPPKAAEWLRTVQGWKQEHPFRYRNTEPLKPEYVIERLRDLTADRDVIWTTGVGQHQMWAAQYLRIDRPRRWLTSGGLGTMGFGVPAAIGAKVGRPDATVINIDGDGCFQMTMQELATAKMYGIDAIHVVVNNGWLGMVRQWQELFHGERYSETLLESSSPDYVKLAESFGLAGFRCETVAEVDAAITGALECGGPCVIDAQVDHEEKVYPMVPAGASSAEMLDVEWAEDDNAWVEEGV; encoded by the coding sequence GTGGATAGCGAGAAACGCAGGATGACGGGCGCCGAAGCGGTGATCCGGTCGCTCGAGGCGGAGGGCGTCACCGACGTCTTCGGCCTGCCCGGGGGCGCGATCCTGCCCCTCTACGACGCCTGGGCCTCGTGCGAGCACACCATCCGCCACTACCTGGTGCGCCACGAGCAGGGCGCCGGGCACATGGCGCAGGGCTATGCGCGCGCGACCGGCAAGGTGGGCGTGGCGATCGCGACGTCCGGCCCTGGAGCCACCAACCTCGTGACCCCGATCGCGGACGCCTATCTCGACTCGACGCCGATCGTGTGCATCACCGGCCAGGTGCCGACGCACCTGATCGGCACGGACGCCTTCCAGGAGGCCGACATCCAGGGCATCACGATGCCGGTCGTCAAGCATTCCTGGCTGGTCGACCGGGTGGAGGACATCCCGCGGGTCGTCAAGGAGGCGTTCCACATCGCGCGCAGCGGCCGGCCGGGCCCCGTGCTGATCGACATCCCGAAGGACCTCCAGCTGGCCGAGCTCGAGTTCTCGTATCCCAAGCAGGTGGACATCCCGGGCTACAAGCCCTCGCGGCACGGCCACCCCAAGCAGGTGATCACGGCGGCTGAGGCGATCCTTGCGGCGGAGCGGCCGGTGTTCTACGTCGGCGGCGGCGCGGTCTCGGCGAACGTCGACCCGGCCGACCTGATCCGCGTTGCGGAATCGGTGCAGATGCCGGTCATCACCACGCTGATGGCGAAGGGCGTCTTTCCGGACTCGCACCCCCTGTGCATCGGCCTGCCCGGCATGCACGGCTCGAAGGCGGCGAACTGGGCGATGAACCGGTCCGACCTGCTGATCGCATGCGGATCGCGGTTCGACGACCGGGTGACCGGCAAGCTGGACGCGTTCGCGCCGGGCGCGCGCGTGATCCACATGGACATCGATCCCGCCGAGATCGACAAGAACCGGGCGGCCCAGATCCCGATCGTCGGATCGCTCGAGCTGGTCGTGCCGAAGCTGGCCGAGGCGGTGCAGTCTCGCATGAACGGCGGCCCGCCGAAGGCGGCCGAGTGGCTGCGGACGGTGCAGGGCTGGAAGCAGGAGCATCCGTTCCGCTACCGCAACACCGAGCCGCTCAAGCCGGAGTACGTGATCGAGCGCCTGCGCGACCTGACCGCCGACCGGGACGTGATCTGGACGACCGGCGTCGGCCAGCACCAGATGTGGGCGGCGCAGTACCTCCGTATCGACCGGCCGCGGCGGTGGCTCACCTCCGGCGGCCTCGGGACGATGGGGTTCGGCGTGCCGGCCGCGATCGGCGCGAAGGTGGGCCGGCCGGACGCCACGGTGATCAACATCGACGGCGACGGCTGCTTCCAGATGACCATGCAGGAGCTCGCGACCGCGAAGATGTACGGCATCGACGCGATCCACGTGGTGGTCAACAACGGCTGGCTGGGGATGGTGCGGCAGTGGCAGGAGCTGTTCCACGGCGAGCGCTACTCGGAGACGCTGCTCGAGTCGAGCAGCCCGGACTACGTCAAGCTGGCCGAGAGCTTCGGGCTGGCGGGGTTCCGGTGCGAGACCGTGGCCGAGGTGGACGCGGCCATCACGGGCGCGCTCGAGTGCGGAGGCCCGTGCGTGATCGACGCGCAGGTCGACCACGAGGAGAAGGTCTACCCGATGGTGCCGGCCGGCGCCTCGAGCGCCGAGATGCTCGACGTGGAGTGGGCCGAGGACGACAATGCATGGGTCGAGGAAGGGGTGTGA
- the ilvN gene encoding acetolactate synthase small subunit, with product MSKGTHHTLSVLVENRPGVLTRCAGLFARRGFNIDSLAVGTTEDPRRSRITIRVDCSQHSVEQVIKQLYKLVDVLKVQELDATAVELELLMIKVTSTPERRSEIINLSEVFEAKVVDVGPEALTFSCVSSPDRLQALEQLLEPYGIRELVRTGRIALDRDGELGIRKRMRVVA from the coding sequence ATGAGCAAAGGTACGCATCACACGCTTTCCGTCCTGGTCGAGAACCGGCCGGGCGTGCTCACCCGCTGCGCCGGCCTGTTCGCGCGCCGCGGGTTCAACATCGACTCGCTCGCGGTCGGGACGACCGAAGACCCTCGCCGCAGCCGGATCACCATCCGGGTGGACTGCTCGCAGCACTCCGTCGAGCAGGTGATCAAGCAGCTCTACAAGCTGGTCGACGTCCTCAAGGTGCAGGAGCTGGACGCCACCGCGGTGGAGCTCGAGCTCCTGATGATCAAGGTGACCAGCACGCCGGAGCGCCGGTCTGAGATCATCAACCTGTCCGAGGTGTTCGAAGCCAAGGTCGTCGACGTGGGCCCGGAGGCGCTGACGTTCTCGTGCGTCTCGAGCCCCGACCGGCTGCAGGCGCTCGAGCAGCTGCTCGAGCCGTACGGCATCAGGGAGCTGGTGCGAACTGGCAGGATCGCGCTCGACCGTGACGGCGAGCTCGGTATACGCAAGCGAATGCGCGTCGTCGCATAA